The Stigmatella ashevillena genomic sequence GAGGATGTCGGCGTAGGAGGTCTTCTTCGAGGCGAGGATGTTCCCACCCACGAACAGGTGGGTGATGATGTGGGGATTGTTCACGCCCGAATCCTCGGTCTGGACGTGGTAAACCTTCCCCTTGTGCTTGATGTTGTGGTTGAAGCCGGTGACGGCTTTCTCGAAGGTTTTCGACATGCCGAAGGCGCCGGAAGCTAGCAGCGCCCCCGGGGGGAGACAAGTTAGCGTCACACGGTTCCTGCGCATTGCACCCCGGCCGGACGGATTTCCCATCCCTTGGGACGATGGGATTCGCGGTTGCCCAGCGGGCGTTCAAGCCCAGCGCTCATTCTTGAAAAGCCAAGCGCGCCTAGGCTACGTACGTCATGCCGTGAACATCCGTCCTCCCCTGCAGCCAGGTGTCCGATGAAGAACAACCCCACGAACCCGCTGCGTCAGCAGGACGCCCAGGTCCTGGCCCAGGGCTACTCCCGGGCCATCCGCCTGATGGACATCGCCAGCATCGTCATCTTCGTGTCCCTGGAGCTGGCGCTGGCGTACATGCTGTGGGGCAACCCCCATGTAGGTCCATGGTTGCTGCTGACCGCGATCATCCTGGGATACCTGGCGGCGGACTTCGTCTCGGGCTTCGTGCACTGGATGGCGGACACCTGGGGCTCCAGCACCATGCCCGTGCTGGGCAAGGCCTTTGTCCGGCCCTTCCGCGAGCACCACGTGGACCAGAAGGCCATCACCCGTCACGACTTCATCGAGACGAACGGCAACAACTGCGCCATCTCCATCCCCGTGGGCATCGCCACGCTGGTGATGCCGCACAGCAGTTCCACCTGGGTGTTCCTCGCGTCGTTTCTGGGGTCGATGATCTTCTGGGTGATGGCGACCAACCAGTTCCACAAGTGGTCGCACCTGGATGCGCCGGGCGGGTGGGTAGGCTTCCTGCAGCGCGTGCACCTCATTCTCCCGCCCGACCACCACCGCATCCACCACACGGCGCCCTTCAACAAGTACTACTGCATCACCGTCGGCTGGCTGAACAGGCCGCTGGCGATGATTGCCTTCTTCCCCACGCTGGAGCGGATCGTCACCTGGGCCACCGGCATGCTGCCTCGCCAGGACGACATCGGCACGGAAGCGGCGAAGGCCTTGCTGGAATCCTCGGAGGAGAATGCCCTCATGGTCCATGCCGCCAAGGCCCTGCTGGAAGGCACCGAAGAGCCGAAGTCGATCTGAAAGCCGCTCTGCCTGAAAGCCGCTCTGAACGGCGGGGCGGGGCGCCAGGCCTCGCCGGTCCTCAGAAGCTCAAGTCCACCTGCTCGGCCGAGGCAATGGGGCGCCCCAGGAAGCGGGCGCCCACTTCCGTGAAGCGCTCGGGCACGTCCGTCACGAAGTAACCGTGGACGGGCACCCTGCTCGGAGGCGCCAGCGCCTCGGTCTGTGCCAGGAGCGAGGCGACCGCGTCCGCCGTGGCCTCCGCCGAGTCCACCAGGGCCACCCGAGGGCCTACCACCTGGGCGATGATGTCCTTGAGCAGGGGGTAGTGGGTGCATCCCAGGACCAGGGTGTCCACGCCCTCCCGGGCAAAGTCCGCCAGATATTCGCGCGCCACCAGCGCCGGGACTTCGCCCTGGGTCCACCCTTCTTCCGCCAGAGGAACGAAGAGGGGGCAGGCGCGCGCTTTGACCTGGACGTGCGGGTCGGCCGCCTGCAATTCACGCTGGTAGGCCCCGGAACGGATGGTTCCCGGTGTGCCGATGACGCCCACGCCACCGCCCCTCGTCCTGCGCAGGGCCGCCTGCGCCCCAGGCGCAATCACCCCCAGCACCGGCACGGACAACGCCGCCGACAGGGCGGGCAACGCCACCGCCGAGGCCGTGTTGCACGCCACCACCAGCAGCTTGATGCCCTTCTCCAGGAGAAACTGCGCATTCTTGAGCGAGTAGCGGGTCACCACCTCGCCGGATTTGGTGCCGTAGGGCACCCGCGCCGTATCCCCCAGGTAGAGGGTGCTCTCGTGGGGGAGGCGTTCCATCAACGCCTTGAGAACGGTGAGTCCTCCGACACCTGAGTCGAACACCCCGATGGGACTGTGGCTGCCTTGCCGCATGCCGGGGTTCCCTATCACGTTTGATGCCAACGCCCACCTCCCCGCAAAAGCGAAGAGGGCCGGAGCAAGAAGCCCCAGCCCTCCTCCCGCCTTCTCGCCTGCCCTGCGTTACTGGCGGAACATCGTCACTTCCAGCGCGTCGTTCGGGCCTGGGAACTGGTGGGCGCGGACCAGGATGGGCGCCATGTTGCTGTTGGAGCGGTACTCCGTGTTGCCGTTCTTCGCGTACAGAGAGACCTTGTAGGTGCCCGGCCGCAGGAAGCTGTAGGTGATGGGCTTGTCCTGGCACAGCTGCCAATCCCCGAGCGCCCCGTAGACCCACTCGCCCGTCGCCGTGTCCTGGAAGTTGACGCCCACCTCCAGGGTGCTCGACGGGCAGTCCCTCGTCACCGAGCCATCCGAGAACCGCCAGGAGATGGCCGCCCCGCCCACGGCGTACAGGTTGTAGGAGGCGGAGACGGGGTTGTAGGCCTGCGTCACCAGCCCACCGTTGTAGTAGTAGAGCGGGTTGCCACTCGCGTCCCGGGCAATGAACTCGATGAAGTGCTCGCCCGGCGCCAGGTCCGGCGTCTGCAGGCCCGGCGACCGCTGGCCCTCGAAGCAGGGGAAGTTCGCCGGCGCCTGGTCATCCAGGGTGATGTCCACCGAGGCCACCCCCGCCTGACCGCAGCTCGCGTTGCCCGGGAACGTCCAGTTCAAGAGCGCATACGAGGCCGGGTCGCCCTCGCCCATCAGGTCGGCGCGCACCGTCACGTTGCCGTCGATCCGGAAGGTCCCGCGGGCCTCGTAGACCACCCGGTTCTGAACATCCACGGCCGTGAGGATGTAGGTGTACGAGCCGGCGCGGAAGTCGTGCAGGGTGATGCCGTCCACGCCGCCGGTGTTGCAGGCATAGCGCCCACCGTTGTGCAGGCTCTCGCCGGGAATCTCGACGTTGACGCCGAACACCTCGCGCGACTGATCGCAGCGCAGCCCCTCGAAGGTCCACAGGAACGAGACATCGCCGGGGTACGCGCGATCATCCTCATCGACGACGATACAGCCGGTGGAGAAGGAGGCGAGGCAGAGGAATGCCAGCAGCAGTCGGGAGTTCATAGTGCGTCCAAGCTTTTCGGTAGAGGCGGACGGGCGTTCAACCCGTTGTGCTTTCTTCGGACGCCGCCCCCTGAGCTTTATTCAGGCAACCGGACGAGCCTCCAGCTTTGTTTGACCACCCCGGATCGGAGTGTTACGGCCTGCCCCCATGATGTTCCGCTTGCCCCTGGCGCTCGGCGCCATGAACTACCTGGAGATCATCCGCGGCGCGTCCTTCATCGAGCTGGCCGTGCTGACATTGCTGATGGGCGTGTCCGTGGCCTCCTGGGGCCTCATCGTCATGAAGGCCACCCAGCTCTCCCGGGCACGCTCACAATCTCTCACCTTTCTCGACACGTTCTGGAAAGCCACCCGGCTGGAGGGCATCTACCAGACGGCCCAGGGGCTGGAGGGCTCGCCCCTGTCGAAGGTGTTCTGCGCGGGTTACGAGGAGCTGTCCAAGCTGGCGCAGGCCAAGGAAGGCTCGGACGGCGCCATGAGCGACCGGTTGGGTGGAATCGAGAATGTGGAGCGGGCCCTGCACCGGGCGGCCACGACGCAAATCACCGAGTTGGAGGCACGCGTTTCCTTCCTGGGCACCGTCGGCGCGGCGGCCCCCTTCGTGGGGCTGTTCGGCACGGTCATCGGCATCCTCAATGCCTTCAACGAGATCGCCGACAAGGGCAACGCCACGCTGTCCACGGTGGCCGCACCGGTGGGCAATGCGCTGTTCGCCACGGCCGCGGGGCTGTTCGCCGCCATCCCGGCAGTGGTCGCCTACAACTCGTTTGTCAGCCGCATCAAGATCTTCGACACGGAGATGTCCAACTTCTCCGCCGACTTCCTGAACATCATCAAGCGGCACTTCTTCAAGTAGGAGCGGGACGCGCCATGGGCATGGGTGGAGGCAACAAGGGCCAGGGCCGCGTCACCATGAGCGAGATCAACGTCACGCCCATGGTGGACGTGATGCTGGTGCTCCTCATCATCTTCATGGTGACCGCGCCCCTCATCCAGCAGGGCGTCAAGGTCAACCTGCCCGAGGCGAAGGCCGCCCCGGTGGAGGCCGCCGAGAAGAAGCTCGTGCTCTCCATCGACGCCGGGAACCGGGTCTTCATCGGGGACGCGGAAGTGCTCCTCGATGAGTTGGAGAAGAAGCTGGCCGCCAATGCCAAGGCGCAGTCCGAGAAGGAAATCTACCTGCACGCGGACCGCGACGTTCCCTATGGGGTCGTGGTGGAAGTCATGGCGGCCGCCCAGCGCGCGGGCATCACCAATGTGGGGATGATCACCGACCCGGCCTCCAAGGGCACCCGGACGGACCCGGCGCCCGGGTCCACGGGGTCCAAAGGGGGAAAGAAGGAAGCGAAGCGCTAGCCCATGACCCTGCACCCAGCCGTCTCCCAGAGCATGCTCGCGGCCCGCCCCTCGCGGGTGGGACTGTTCATCGGGCTCTCCGTGGCGGGGCATGTCCTGCTGCTGGCCATCGCGATGGTCTACACGCAGCTGACCTCCCGGCCGAAG encodes the following:
- the carF gene encoding plasmanylethanolamine desaturase, with the translated sequence MKNNPTNPLRQQDAQVLAQGYSRAIRLMDIASIVIFVSLELALAYMLWGNPHVGPWLLLTAIILGYLAADFVSGFVHWMADTWGSSTMPVLGKAFVRPFREHHVDQKAITRHDFIETNGNNCAISIPVGIATLVMPHSSSTWVFLASFLGSMIFWVMATNQFHKWSHLDAPGGWVGFLQRVHLILPPDHHRIHHTAPFNKYYCITVGWLNRPLAMIAFFPTLERIVTWATGMLPRQDDIGTEAAKALLESSEENALMVHAAKALLEGTEEPKSI
- the murI gene encoding glutamate racemase, with protein sequence MRQGSHSPIGVFDSGVGGLTVLKALMERLPHESTLYLGDTARVPYGTKSGEVVTRYSLKNAQFLLEKGIKLLVVACNTASAVALPALSAALSVPVLGVIAPGAQAALRRTRGGGVGVIGTPGTIRSGAYQRELQAADPHVQVKARACPLFVPLAEEGWTQGEVPALVAREYLADFAREGVDTLVLGCTHYPLLKDIIAQVVGPRVALVDSAEATADAVASLLAQTEALAPPSRVPVHGYFVTDVPERFTEVGARFLGRPIASAEQVDLSF
- a CDS encoding MotA/TolQ/ExbB proton channel family protein; amino-acid sequence: MMFRLPLALGAMNYLEIIRGASFIELAVLTLLMGVSVASWGLIVMKATQLSRARSQSLTFLDTFWKATRLEGIYQTAQGLEGSPLSKVFCAGYEELSKLAQAKEGSDGAMSDRLGGIENVERALHRAATTQITELEARVSFLGTVGAAAPFVGLFGTVIGILNAFNEIADKGNATLSTVAAPVGNALFATAAGLFAAIPAVVAYNSFVSRIKIFDTEMSNFSADFLNIIKRHFFK
- the tolR gene encoding protein TolR, with product MGMGGGNKGQGRVTMSEINVTPMVDVMLVLLIIFMVTAPLIQQGVKVNLPEAKAAPVEAAEKKLVLSIDAGNRVFIGDAEVLLDELEKKLAANAKAQSEKEIYLHADRDVPYGVVVEVMAAAQRAGITNVGMITDPASKGTRTDPAPGSTGSKGGKKEAKR